The sequence ataattaGTTCAAATTTATCAcagacaattttataaaaacttagtCAATAAAGTGCCAACTTTATGAGATTTGGTAGTTTGGAACTACTATTACAAATCTATGGCAGTACATATATTCACATGTATTAATAGACATTAATTTATCTGAAAAATTTCACTGTAATTTCAAGGTCTTCcttataaaataagataaagAGTCTTAAGTAGTACTAAGGATgagtagattttttaaattaaatctgatGGTTTTTTTGGTTGTTCTCTGGTAATAATTGCTACTCGCCGCTTCTTGATTAGTTTCCCCCCACGCCATACACTTTTCTCATTGGACAAAACCGCGTGATTAAACTGGTATCGCACCACGCCGCTGTAAGACATGCCAGGTTGTAGTGAATTAAGCTCACAggaactttaaaaacaatttttttagacacatgtataggtatgttatctaaagctggcggcttcaacacatttacactttgtgcttgtgtagtgtctgtgaataagcgcgagacgtgatgtcaaactaaaatgttgatcttttttttaaacattaccagggcaatctcgtaaaatggtgcacaatgtttttaattattttaagcatcttaataaaaacagtttaatgaaaaaatgttatatttaatttgacatcagatgcgactggggtttctaagaggagtattgaaagaatagttagtgaagtgtcttgagctagatggagcttatgtcgaaaaatgaaaaattatttacacaaactactcttttacgttcttggtcgggcttaCAACTTTGGGATCCACCATCGTATCacgtatgcacataatatttatatgtatttgacacatttttatttatttacaacccacccaaccttactaaaaccagagtagactaaaatatatagcttggcaaaaaagtcatatttttaaacatactgtatagtgaaattgcattagtgtgagtactgtgaacgcgccagctttcgataaccgacctatactgtatcttgtttatattttgtgttaattGGAGTTTAACCCAAAACATAAAGAATATGCTAATTATGGCTATAAATTAcctataactaaaatttatatcatGCTGAATTAGAAAATGAATTgactaaaattatattcatttacCATTACTGGTAAGGAATAGAagcaaaatatcaattaagtGACACTAAACACTTTAAAAGTTTTGGGTTAGGTTTGGTTGATTTGGTGCTTCTATGTTATGTTAAAAtgatgataatttttttaagcttaTCTGATAAATAAGCCTATTTAAAGAAGCCAAAAAAACTTCTTCATTGATCATCCAGTTGCtgaaaatatgaatttataattatgtaccTCATAATGTATAGTGATCTTCTTGGCAGCAATGCATCTAAGACATAATCAGGACTGTTCTCATGCATAAGCCTCATTACAGCTCCAGATAACAAACACAGACCTGCTATGGTGTCACCACAGAACTGTAATTTAACAGTAGGCATATCAATCAgagttgaaataaaaaaaatacaattaaattagcagatttaaaaattagtttttttctaaGTTACCTTCATGACCAAAATGAGTGGTAAAATAGAACATGACCTACCCGAACAGCATCAACATGAGGCTTAATATACCCTGCAGGTGCAAGGTCTAAGACATGTGTATGCGGTAGAAGCTCTATACCATTGTCAAATGCAACTGACCGAACTCTTGCCAGAGTCACACTGTTCTGCTCGTTCCATGCTTGACGCTCTGTTTCACGATAGCCTTCTATTGCCTTAAACAAATTCAACAACatatattatctttaaatgatagctaaaatgtaaattatctTGATGAAACAGTGGGCCAGACCAATGTGTAGTTTGTGTACAATTATACCATGTATGTTTCATTACAATGTATGTTTCTGTACAATTATACcacatatgtattatattggTGTACATAAATAGCACATACATTATCCCAATGATCAAACTCATATCTCATCCGTTTAAGCTGCGGTTCCACCTCAGATAGCAGAGAAATTTCTTCTGTCTCGTTAATAAAGTCAGGAATCACTCGCATATCACGTAGGACCTGCTTTCTTAAGTCTGTTTCCTCGTCAGCTTTCCATGACGGATGAAATTCTATTAAGCTAGGGTCGcctaaaaattacattttatcgtaatacattaaatgctaaattatacattatatattcatCCAACTTCTTTCCAATCTAACTTACCAGAAATCTTTTGTATCTCACTCTTCGGTTCTATAACCTTTTCAGTAGAACAGAAAAATCGCAGTTTATTTAGATCGAAGTTACAACTTCGTAATAGGTTTAAGGTTAGTAAGCGCATTTTGTAAATGTATaggtaatttaaatctaatttaattttctactcCGCTTTACAACGTAACTAGTCTAAAAATTCAGAATTTTACTTGTTTTCTTTTgtgtagtttaatttaattagaaaacaaaagcaatttagaaatttgaattttccaCTTTCTGTATTCTCggtgtcaattgtcaataCGCTATGATTAACATTAACaatcaatttcaaaatcagctataaatagaaaaaaatcaatttttaatctgtgttgactttttcataatacattttttatatgtaatcattgaaactttgtttttttataaaacagggagcaaacgggcaggaggctgacctgatgtttagtggtatctctcaatgccagagggtaaAAAAAGGCTTAtatggccttttaagaattggtaagctCTTTTCTTGGAACAAAGCttagttgaattggttcgaaaatac is a genomic window of Pieris napi chromosome 2, ilPieNapi1.2, whole genome shotgun sequence containing:
- the LOC125060292 gene encoding alpha-ketoglutarate-dependent dioxygenase alkB homolog 7, mitochondrial: MRLLTLNLLRSCNFDLNKLRFFCSTEKVIEPKSEIQKISGDPSLIEFHPSWKADEETDLRKQVLRDMRVIPDFINETEEISLLSEVEPQLKRMRYEFDHWDNAIEGYRETERQAWNEQNSVTLARVRSVAFDNGIELLPHTHVLDLAPAGYIKPHVDAVRFCGDTIAGLCLLSGAVMRLMHENSPDYVLDALLPRRSLYIMSGVVRYQFNHAVLSNEKSVWRGGKLIKKRRVAIITREQPKKPSDLI